The DNA segment GTTACAACCGCCCGTGCGTCGCCCCCGGCGGCAACTCCGCCCTCGCGCCCCGCTTCCTTGAGCGCGGCGTAAAGCCGGGCGATCGCGTCAGCGACCGATGGAGCATTGTTCGCAAGCTCGGCCAATTCGTAGCGCGGCACGCCGAGGTCCTGCAGGAGGACATCGGAGAAAATCTCGCGCAGTTCGTCGGGGCCAGTTCGATGGCCGCCGTCAGCCGCAAAAGCGCGGATGTCGACGTCATAGCTTTCCGCAAGCTTGAGGAGCAGCGCCGCGGTCACCGGCCGCTGATTGCGCTCCAGGTGGTTGAGATAGCTTGGCGAGATACTCAGGCTCGATGCCATGTCGGTCTGCGTTAACTCATGATCCCGGCGCAGCCGGCGGAGACGATGGCCAAGGAATAATTTGTTCGACATGTCGATGTTCTGTCAATTAGCCACAAGTCATACAAGTAAATTTGTGACAAACACCCGTTTTTTGTCGTAGCCATTTCGCCCGCTCATGCTTTGGTTGTTGAAGATCCCCCTACAAACGCCGGAGCAGTGGCCTTGAAAAATTTTGACCAGTTAGTGCCCGCCGCGCCGGGCCGGTTCAGCGGAATTACCCGCCCCTATGGACCCGGCGATGTCGCTCGGCTGCGCGGAAGCTTCGTCCCCGACCATAGCCTCGCGCGTCGCGGGGCGACCAAGCTGTGGGAACGGCTAAAGCAAGACGAGCCGGTGCGCGCCCTCGGCGCCGTTACCGGTAATCAGGCGATGCAGATGGTCCGCGCTGGCCTCGAAGCTATCTACCTGAGCGGCTGGCAGGCTGCCGCCGACGCAAACACCGCCGGGGCGATGTACCCCGACCAATCGCTTTACCCCGCCAACACCGGCCCGGAACTGGCCCGGCGGATCAACCGCACGCTGCAACGTGCCGACCAGATCGAGCACGCCGAAGGCGGCGCGGATCGCGACTGGTTCGCGCCGATCGTCGCCGATGCGGAAGCCGGGTTCGGCGGCCCGCTGAACTGCTTCGAAATCATGAAGGCCTATATCGAGGCCGGGGTCGCGGGGGTCCATTTCGAGGACCAGCTCGCTTCGGAGAAGAAGTGCGGCCACCTTGGCGGCAAGGTGCTTATTCCGACCCAGGCCGCTGTCCGCAACCTCGACGCGGCTCGGCTTGCTGCCGACGTGATGGGCGTCCCGTCGCTGCTGATCGCGCGGACCGATGCCGAAAGCGCCAAGCTGATTACCAGCGATATCGACGAGAGGGACCGGCAATTCCTGAGCGGGGGGCGGACACCGGAAGGCTTCTTCCGCCTCAAGGAAGGCACCGGACTCGCCCATTGCATCGCGCGAGGCCTCGCTTTCGCCGAGCATGCGGACCTGCTGTGGTGGGAAACCAGCCATCCCAATCTCGACGATGCGCGCGCCTTCGCGGAGGCCGTGCACGCAAGATACCCAGGCAAGCTGCTGGCCTATAATTGCTCGCCCAGCTTCAACTGGCGGGCGAAGCTCGATGAGGCGACGATCGCCAAGTTCCAGCGTGAGCTCGGCGCGATGGGATATAAGTTCCAGTTCGTGACCCTGGCCGGATTTCACAGCCTCAACCACGGCATGTTCGAACTCGCATCGGGATATCGCGACGAGGGCATGACGGCCTATTCGCGGCTCCAGCAAGCCGAATTCGCCAGCGAAGCCGCAGGATATACGGCGACCCGCCACCAGCGTGAGGTCGGGACCGGCTATTTCGACGCCATCGCCACCGCCATTTCTGCCGGCCGGGCCTCGACGGTGGCGCTCGGCGAATCAACGGAGGCCGCGCAGTTCGCGGCGGCACAATGAGGGGCATGACCATGGGACAACGTTATTGGATCGTTGGCGGTGACTACCGGGACTGCCGGTTCGACGAAATCACGATGGGAACGGAGGAGGTCTCTGGCCCCTTTGCGAACCTTGAGCGCGCGCGAACCGAATGGACCCGCCTGTCGTTCCGCGACCGGTTATGTGCGACCAAGCGTTACGTCATTACGCAGGAACAGATTCGCGTATGACTATGCTGCTCGATCGAACGATGGCGGTCGCCGTGCCTTGCGCGGTCGACGGGGCCAAGGAGATTTTGACCGAAGGCGCGCTCGGCTTCGTCGCCGCACTTCACGAACGGTTTGACGCGCGGCGCCTCGACCTGCTCGCGGCGCGGATCGAGCGGCAACAACGGTTTGACGCTGGAGAAATGCCGGATTTTCCAGCAGAGACGCGACACATTCGCGAAGCGGACTGGAAAATCGGACCCATCCC comes from the Sphingomonas xanthus genome and includes:
- the aceA gene encoding isocitrate lyase; the encoded protein is MKNFDQLVPAAPGRFSGITRPYGPGDVARLRGSFVPDHSLARRGATKLWERLKQDEPVRALGAVTGNQAMQMVRAGLEAIYLSGWQAAADANTAGAMYPDQSLYPANTGPELARRINRTLQRADQIEHAEGGADRDWFAPIVADAEAGFGGPLNCFEIMKAYIEAGVAGVHFEDQLASEKKCGHLGGKVLIPTQAAVRNLDAARLAADVMGVPSLLIARTDAESAKLITSDIDERDRQFLSGGRTPEGFFRLKEGTGLAHCIARGLAFAEHADLLWWETSHPNLDDARAFAEAVHARYPGKLLAYNCSPSFNWRAKLDEATIAKFQRELGAMGYKFQFVTLAGFHSLNHGMFELASGYRDEGMTAYSRLQQAEFASEAAGYTATRHQREVGTGYFDAIATAISAGRASTVALGESTEAAQFAAAQ
- a CDS encoding DUF4170 domain-containing protein; its protein translation is MTMGQRYWIVGGDYRDCRFDEITMGTEEVSGPFANLERARTEWTRLSFRDRLCATKRYVITQEQIRV